One Ranitomeya variabilis isolate aRanVar5 chromosome 5, aRanVar5.hap1, whole genome shotgun sequence DNA window includes the following coding sequences:
- the LOC143776797 gene encoding E3 ubiquitin/ISG15 ligase TRIM25-like has protein sequence MASADLRDELLCSICLSTFKDPVTLRCGHNFCRVCIDRVLDTQDGSGVYSCPDCREEFQERPTLTRNINLHNVAERFLITQQEQEEITGICCTYCVDSPVPAVRSCLLCEASLCDKHLRVHSKSPEHVLSDPSTSLEKRKCSVHKELLKYYCTQDAICICVSCSLAGEHRGHRVEMLDEASKKKKNKLRNVLQNLITKRKKTQERVRSLEERRRKAQEKAAGEAERVTALCTDIRRRVDDLEKKVLSEISRQEKEESLPLSALIHQLEVKKAELSRKMRHIEELCNMTDPLTVLQEPDTGDLCDPEEEGGDEDTGGHDKQPHDGDDLDVAVISHTLHTLCEVISGIRSGIYVEGPADILLDVTTAGNNVLISDDLKTATWTGEKQKRPETAERFQCNQVMSRRGFTSGRHYWDVEGSRPGGWRVGMCYPSIDRMGGQSLIGENNKSWSLARYDNNQYLALHDREVIRLPDKISSDRFRICLDYEAGQLSFYELCDPIRHLHTFTAAFSEPLHAALYVGPPLVRGGDWIRICS, from the coding sequence ATGGCGTCTGCTGATCTGAGAGACGAGCTGCTCTGCTCCATCTGTTTATCTACATTTAAGGACCCTGTAacgctgagatgtggacacaacttctgccgggtctgtattgatcgtgtgctggatacacaggacgggtctggagtttattcctgtcctgaCTGCAGAGAAGAGTTTCAGGAGCGGCCGACACTGACGAGGAACATAAATCTCCATAATGTCGCAGAACGTTTCCTGATTACTCAGCAAGAACAAgaggagatcaccgggatctgctgcacttactgtgtggactctcctgtacctgctgttagatcctgtctactctgtgaggcttctctgtgtgataaacacctgagggttcacagcaaatcaccagaacacgtcttatctgatcccagcacttctctggagaaaaggaaatgttctgtccataagGAACTTTTAAAGTATTATTGTACTCAGGATGCCATctgtatctgtgtgtcctgcagtCTGGCCGGAGAACATCGAGGACATCGGGTAGAGATGCTGGATGAGGCCtcaaagaagaagaagaacaaaCTGAGAAATGTTCTCCAGAATCTGATCACAAAGAGAAAGAAGACGCAGGAAAGAGTCCGGAGTctggaggagcgcaggagaaaagctcaagaaaaagcagctggagaagccgagagagtcactgccctgtgtacagacatcaggagacgggtggacgacctggagaagaaggtcctgagtgagatctccaggcaggaaaaggaagagtcactgCCACTGTCTGCTCTGATCCATCAGCTGGAAGTAAAGAAGGccgagctgtccaggaagatgagacacattgaggagctgtgtaacatgacggatccactgactgtcttacaggaaccagacaccggtgacttgtgtgatcctgaggaggagggaggtgatgaggacacagggggacatgataaacagccccatgatggagatgacctggatgtggctgtgatctcacacacattacacacattatgtgaggtaatatcaggtataaggagcgggatctatgtggagggtcctgcagacatattactggatgtaaccACAGCTGGTAATAATGTCCTTATATCAGATGACCTGAAAACTGCAACCTGGACAGGAGAGAAGCAGAAAcgtccagaaacagcagagagattccagtgtaatcaggtgatgagcaggagaggatttacctcaggacgacattactgggatgtggaggGCAGTAGACCAGGGGGTTGGAGGGTGGGGATGTGTTATCCCAGTATAGACAGGATGGGAGGTCAGTCACTGATTGGAGAAAATAACAAGTCCTGGAGTCTGGCAAGATATGATAATAATCAGTATTTAGCGCTACATGACAGGGAAGTGATCCGGTTACCTGACAAGATCTCCAGTGATAGATtcaggatatgtctggattatgaggccgggcagttgtccttttatgagctgtgtgaccccatcagacacttacacaccttcactgccgcCTTCTCCGAGCCCCTTCATGCTGCATTATATGTAGGTCCCCCATTAGTTCGTGGTGGTGACTGGATTAGAATCTGCAGCTGA